The following nucleotide sequence is from Triticum dicoccoides isolate Atlit2015 ecotype Zavitan chromosome 7B, WEW_v2.0, whole genome shotgun sequence.
CTGTTATGACGTGGAGTATTAAAGAAACCAGTGGTTGGGGTGCACCCTTGGTGCGCCGCCTGAGATGAAGTTTTGGCGGTGCCAGGTGGATATGCCCCTTTCATTTTCCTATTTGTACCATGTCTATTATTATTTCTATTATGTACTGTTATTGCCTGAGCAATGCCAGGGCAGGACACGCTCATCTGGCTGCCGTTTTTGTCAGCTTTCATGTGAGCTTACAAACTGTACTCATTAGCACACTACATTTGTATGAACAGGGGATGACACATACATTGACTAAAACCAGCCGTTTAATGTACTAGGTgatgccccgcgcgttgctgcgaatTTTTTTTGTGGAAATTCAGAGCATCGACATCTCAAAGAAGAACATAATTTGAGTCAATAAATGATAGATTTCTTATATTGGAAAGGTTGAAAATTATTGTTGATACAAATATGTAACACATGATTAAACCATATcagtttctagcaagaaccatatATTGTATGATATAAAAAGCTAGCACTTTGTAGCATGAACCATATTCTTACAGGATATATTTGATGTTGTTTTTAGGTGTGCCTCGTGCAGTTACTATGACCTGGACATATGATATCCCATTCTTTTCAtactcaacaatgtatccaacataTGAGAATGGATGGTCACCACGCAGTGGGTCAGTGGTGCCTTGAGGCTTGTATTCCCGTTTAAAAGTTATAAACACCGGGTCCTTTGTGCTCTTCATCTTTGCAATTGCATTTGTGTATTTCTTTTGAGCTTCTCTTACTGAAATGGTGCTAGAACGTGGCAAATTATTGTTTGCCAAATTAGGTATATGTTGTCAATCAAGGTAAGAAGTGAAATGAAATATAGGGAAAACCAATTCAGCAGGAGTACCTGATACTTCGGTTGCCCATTTGTACTTGTTTTCGACCCGTGATTGAAAAGATAAGTGGTAAGCTGAAAATGCAATAGGATTATGTTATATAGATGTGTGTGTTGTAGTAGGAAGCCTGTTTTGCTGATTACCAAATGAGGCTAAATAAATTTCACTCTTGCTGCTTACCAAACAAAGGTAAATAAAATACACATCTTTTTTGCTGCTAGCTGCTACAAATTTAACAGATGGTGTACATCCATGATTTTCTATATGACAGAGCGGGGCATTTAATACATCGACAAAACAGAAAATGTTGACAATGCCAGAATAGTTAAGAAAGATTTTCAAATATATGGTAGTACCAAAAATTCACAATCTCATTGTGTTGCTCCAAGTCTGTGTTTTTAGTACACCAAACTACTGACAAAATAGGAAGTATAAGTTTTAATACGCCCGAGTCTACATTTgttgatgaaaaccaaattaagGGGACTACTTATGTTGAATAGTTATTTTCACTTCCCATCCTAGCTAACTGGGCATCAGTCAGCCTAACACACATTTATGCTTTAGTAATAGTATTATCATACGTCATTGGTACCCTTCTAAAGGTGACTGTATACGTCTTGAAAAATGTAAAAAAGTTCTATAAACCAAGCGAGTTGAGCCCAAGTTTTGTCCTGTGTAATCTATGGTTGTATATCTTGTCCCTCTTTTTACACATCTCTTATTTTATCAATTCACTTATCTAACATTTACAGTAAACAATATGTCATATATATAATTCATACTGTTA
It contains:
- the LOC119336038 gene encoding uncharacterized protein LOC119336038 isoform X2, which encodes MSSSSITDAFSRPVRRGLRRGCASDQSKFSSRCPLIPPPCTTAYHLSFQSRVENKYKWATEVSVREAQKKYTNAIAKMKSTKDPVFITFKREYKPQGTTDPLRGDHPFSYVGYIVEYEKNGISYVQVIVTARGTPKNNIKYIL
- the LOC119336038 gene encoding uncharacterized protein LOC119336038 isoform X1, which encodes MPSRAPSEEASGVVALRIRGARLHIMLQRSLAAGNCFITSHVFAFVPDCALLSFCHVQQILLKVSIDPAPLHYSLPLIFSITGRKQVQMGNRSISTISVREAQKKYTNAIAKMKSTKDPVFITFKREYKPQGTTDPLRGDHPFSYVGYIVEYEKNGISYVQVIVTARGTPKNNIKYIL